A window of Pseudomonas putida genomic DNA:
GTAGCCCCGATGGATTTCGCCTATTCGCCCAAGGTCCAGGCACTGCGCGAACGCGTCAGCGCGTTCATGGATGCCTATGTCTACCCCGCCGAGGCGGTGTTCGAGCGCCAGGTCGCCGAGGGCGACCGCTGGCAGCCCACTGCGATCATGGAAGAACTCAAGGCCAAGGCCCGCGCCGAAGGGCTGTGGAACCTGTTTCTGCCGGAATCGGAATACGGTGCCGGCCTGAGCAACCTGGAATACGCCCCGCTGGCGGAAATCATGGGCCGTTCGCTGCTCGGCCCGGAGCCGTTCAACTGCTCGGCGCCGGATACCGGCAACATGGAAGTGCTGGTGCGCTATGGCAGCGAGGCGCAGAAGCACCAGTGGCTGGAGCCGCTGCTGCGCGGGGAGATCCGTTCGGCGTTCGCCATGACCGAGCCGGACGTGGCCTCGTCGGACGCTACCAACATGGCCGCCACCGCCGTGCGTGACGGCGATGAGTGGGTGATCAACGGCCGCAAGTGGTGGACCTCCGGCGCTTGCGACCCACGCTGCAAGGTGATGATCTTCATGGGCCTGTCCGACCCTGAAGGGCCGCGCCACCAGCAGCACTCCATGGTGCTGGTACCCACCGATGCGCCCGGGGTGAAGATCGTCCGGCCGCTGCCGGTGTTCGGCTATGACGATGCCCCCCATGGCCACGCCGAGGTGCTTTTCGAGAACGTGCGGGTGCCGTATGAGAACGTGATCCTCGGCGAGGGCCGTGGCTTCGAGATTGCCCAGGGGCGCCTTGGCCCCGGCCGCATCCACCACTGCATGCGCTCGATCGGCATGGCCGAGCGCGCGCTGGAACTGATGTGCAAGCGCTCGGTGGAGCGTACGGCTTTCGGCCGGCCACTGGCGCGTCTGGGCGGCAATGTCGACAAGATCGCCGACTCGCGCATGGAGATCGACATGGCCCGGCTGCTGACACTGAAGGCGGCCTACATGATGGACACGGTCGGCAACAAGGTGGCCCGCAGCGAGATTGCGCAGATCAAGGTGGTAGCGCCGAACGTGGCACTGAAGGTGATCGACCGGGCGATCCAGATACATGGCGGGGCAGGGGTGAGTGGCGACTTCCCGCTGGCGTACATGTATGCCATGCAGCGCACCCTGCGCCTGGCCGACGGGCCGGATGAAGTGCACCGGGCAGCGATTGGCAAGTATGAGATCGGCAAGTATGTGCCGGCGGAGATGATGCGTAGCGGGCGCTAATTCGTCAGCCTGCAAGGGCCTTTTCGCGGGCTTGCCCGCTCCCACAGGGTCAGCGCAGCCTGATAGGCCCGTGCAATACCTGTGGGAGCGGGCAAGCCCGCGAAGAGGCCGGCGCGGTGCATGGCACCATCTGTACAGAAACCTGGGCTTCGATTTCTACATTGGAAATGAGCAGAGAAAGATGGGCAGAAGTTGTGCTGTAGGAAGTCTGATACTCGCCAGTAAGAAATAGTTGATTTTGTTCAGGCGGCTAACTTCGGCTGGTTTGTAGGAAACATCTGAATTCGGATCCCGTCCATCTAAATTCCCCGTACGGATGTTAGGTTTTTGACCTCAACTATCTACAGGGAGTTTGTATATGCGCGCCAGTCTAGGGGGAAAAGCTCAGGCAGTAGATGGTGACGTCACCACAACGGGTGCTGTCTGTATAGCGACTGGGGCAGGCTATCTCGACGAGGGCCGCATGGTGCTGCGCGAAGGCGATCGCACCACGCCATGCCCACTGTGCGGGCAGGAGGGCACCGTCGCCGAAGGGGTGGACTTCTTCCTGTCAGAAGGTCGACGGGTCGCCACGGATGGTGCGTTGGTGCTCTGTGGCTGCTCGGTGGGCAGCAATAGGGTAGTTGCCCCGATGCACGAAGCTCCGCCGTCCAGGCATGCCGTTGCAGAGCGCGCGAATACCCACTTTGCCGAGCCATCAACCCCCCCTATACCCCGAGCGGTTTTCACAACCGACAGCAGTAGCGATGCCCGGAACCCTGGAGCCTGGGTTCTTCGTGATTCCGCGGCGCATGTCGTTCCCACAGGTGCTGCTGGAGTTGGCCGGGCACGATGCCACGTTGCCAATCTCCCGGCTGCAGCGGCTTAACCCGACGTTTGATCAAGGCTTCAAGGCAGGGGAAATCTTCGTCATCGGTGACCCAGACAATGGTGATGCCTGCACCCGCGAGGAAGGCCAGTTGATGGCTGCTGCGCAGCATGCACGCCG
This region includes:
- a CDS encoding acyl-CoA dehydrogenase, with translation MDFAYSPKVQALRERVSAFMDAYVYPAEAVFERQVAEGDRWQPTAIMEELKAKARAEGLWNLFLPESEYGAGLSNLEYAPLAEIMGRSLLGPEPFNCSAPDTGNMEVLVRYGSEAQKHQWLEPLLRGEIRSAFAMTEPDVASSDATNMAATAVRDGDEWVINGRKWWTSGACDPRCKVMIFMGLSDPEGPRHQQHSMVLVPTDAPGVKIVRPLPVFGYDDAPHGHAEVLFENVRVPYENVILGEGRGFEIAQGRLGPGRIHHCMRSIGMAERALELMCKRSVERTAFGRPLARLGGNVDKIADSRMEIDMARLLTLKAAYMMDTVGNKVARSEIAQIKVVAPNVALKVIDRAIQIHGGAGVSGDFPLAYMYAMQRTLRLADGPDEVHRAAIGKYEIGKYVPAEMMRSGR